In one Pseudodesulfovibrio tunisiensis genomic region, the following are encoded:
- a CDS encoding acylphosphatase, whose product MKKSYRCVIEGKVTGGNFQSWALATAQELNLTGWIRNIEGNKAEILIQGEAEAYAAFRERLKTEAPLPEIKDISCNVMDYDKVHEHFEMRG is encoded by the coding sequence ATGAAGAAGAGCTACAGATGCGTAATTGAAGGCAAGGTGACCGGAGGCAACTTCCAGTCATGGGCTCTGGCCACGGCTCAGGAACTGAATCTGACGGGCTGGATTCGCAACATCGAAGGCAACAAGGCCGAAATCCTGATCCAGGGAGAAGCCGAAGCCTACGCGGCGTTTCGCGAACGCCTCAAAACCGAAGCCCCTCTGCCGGAAATCAAGGACATTTCCTGCAACGTCATGGATTACGACAAGGTGCACGAGCACTTTGAAATGCGCGGTTGA
- a CDS encoding PEP/pyruvate-binding domain-containing protein, producing the protein MNIRKWFSLGRKAEKEKTREELAELKRLFAARYNHFKLLLKANTRTHELIAELEEALRGIRPYGMHYVRALCTRISTAVFQMIRNLDQLAPGKYENLYPRFKDIQQQINPHIQPKQYSGQGALVLRIRDLSRDQADMAGSKMAMLGEAKNKLGLKVPTGFVITAAAYRRFISHGDLKEEVNRLLQATDPDDRAAVFSTSSRVMQLIMSTPMPPELEEAILAAHDILREIEGDDVRVAVRSSALGEDLEGSTFAGQYRSILNVEREALLSAYKEVVASKYSVQATAYRISRGIKDEDVAMCVGCLAMVPAESSGVAYSSSPVHSHDTRVSIHSVWGLPKPVVDGSAETDMFIVSRSPFSLEEQHIADKAEKFVCDQEKGTCRIEVQNGRRDKPSLTPEQTIEVARNAVAIEEYFGTPQDVEWAITSDNTFTLLQCRPLLLMEEHEGQLPHPTDLPEPLFRGGSTASPGVGVGPVHVIRKDADAITFPDGGIMVLRQSLPSRAALLSRCSAVVAEQGGIAGHLANVAREFGVPALFGVKGALDGLQNRSIVTVDADSHAVYAGAVEPLLQEKPVKKLMRGSPVQAALRGAARHIVRLNLLDPDSPDFRPRNCRTFHDIMRFCHEMAVREMFEFGTETDFLQTASRQLICNVPKQFWVLNLDDGISDEGRQRPDRCVLIEHVESIPMRALWAGMQAVPWEGPPPIHGRGLMSVMFEATMNPNLEPTQSSQFAQKNYFLISRNYCSLQSRFGFHFCGAEALVDERDSENYASFQFKGGAANQERRILRARFVADLLEEFDFRTRVRGDNLAARIEGFEQPIMEHRLKVLGYLITHTRQLDMIMTDTAAVARRRKKFLKDIAAFDTPDLPDARG; encoded by the coding sequence ATGAACATTCGCAAGTGGTTTTCCCTTGGCAGAAAGGCCGAGAAGGAAAAGACCCGGGAGGAGCTTGCGGAACTCAAGCGTCTGTTCGCGGCCCGCTACAATCATTTCAAGCTGCTGCTCAAGGCCAACACCAGAACCCACGAACTCATCGCGGAACTGGAGGAGGCACTCCGGGGCATTCGGCCCTACGGCATGCATTACGTTCGCGCCCTGTGCACCCGCATCTCCACGGCCGTGTTCCAGATGATCCGCAATCTGGATCAGCTCGCGCCCGGCAAGTACGAAAACCTCTACCCGAGATTCAAGGACATCCAGCAGCAGATCAATCCGCACATCCAGCCAAAGCAGTATTCCGGACAGGGGGCGCTGGTGCTCCGCATCCGCGACCTGAGCCGGGATCAGGCCGACATGGCCGGATCCAAGATGGCCATGCTTGGCGAGGCCAAGAACAAGCTCGGGCTCAAGGTGCCCACGGGTTTCGTGATCACTGCCGCAGCCTACCGCCGCTTCATTTCCCACGGCGACCTGAAGGAGGAGGTCAACCGCCTGCTTCAGGCCACGGACCCGGATGACCGGGCCGCAGTGTTCAGCACCTCGTCCCGGGTCATGCAGCTCATCATGTCCACGCCCATGCCCCCGGAGCTGGAGGAAGCCATTCTGGCGGCCCACGACATCCTGCGGGAAATCGAGGGCGACGACGTGCGCGTGGCCGTAAGGTCCTCGGCTCTGGGCGAGGATCTGGAGGGTTCGACCTTTGCGGGCCAGTACCGCTCCATCCTCAACGTGGAACGCGAGGCCCTGCTTTCCGCCTACAAGGAAGTGGTGGCCTCGAAGTATTCGGTACAGGCCACGGCCTACCGCATCAGCCGGGGCATCAAGGACGAGGACGTGGCCATGTGCGTGGGCTGTCTTGCCATGGTTCCGGCGGAATCCAGTGGCGTGGCCTATTCGTCCAGCCCGGTGCATTCGCACGACACACGGGTGTCCATCCACTCGGTATGGGGACTGCCAAAACCTGTGGTGGACGGGTCGGCCGAAACCGACATGTTCATCGTAAGCCGCTCCCCCTTTTCCCTTGAGGAGCAGCACATCGCGGACAAGGCGGAAAAATTCGTGTGCGACCAGGAAAAGGGAACCTGCCGGATCGAAGTGCAGAACGGCAGACGGGACAAGCCCTCCCTGACCCCGGAACAGACCATCGAGGTGGCGCGCAACGCCGTGGCCATCGAGGAATATTTCGGCACGCCGCAGGACGTGGAATGGGCCATTACCAGTGACAACACCTTCACCCTGCTCCAGTGCCGCCCCCTGCTGCTCATGGAGGAACACGAAGGGCAGCTGCCGCATCCCACGGACCTGCCCGAGCCGCTCTTTCGAGGCGGGAGCACGGCCAGCCCGGGCGTGGGCGTAGGGCCGGTGCACGTGATCCGCAAGGACGCGGACGCCATCACGTTTCCGGACGGCGGCATCATGGTGCTTCGCCAGTCCCTGCCCAGTCGGGCCGCACTCCTGTCCCGGTGCAGCGCGGTCGTGGCGGAACAGGGCGGCATTGCCGGTCACCTCGCCAACGTTGCACGCGAATTCGGAGTCCCGGCCCTGTTCGGGGTCAAGGGCGCGCTGGACGGCCTGCAAAACCGCAGCATCGTGACCGTGGATGCGGATTCCCACGCCGTGTACGCCGGAGCAGTGGAACCGCTGCTTCAGGAAAAGCCGGTCAAGAAACTCATGCGCGGCAGCCCGGTGCAGGCAGCCCTGCGCGGCGCGGCCCGACACATCGTGCGCCTGAATCTGCTGGACCCGGATTCTCCCGACTTTCGCCCCCGCAACTGCCGGACGTTTCACGACATCATGCGTTTCTGCCATGAAATGGCGGTGCGCGAAATGTTCGAATTCGGCACGGAAACCGACTTTCTCCAGACCGCGTCGCGCCAACTCATCTGCAACGTGCCCAAGCAGTTCTGGGTACTGAATCTGGACGACGGCATCAGCGACGAAGGCAGGCAACGCCCGGACCGTTGCGTGCTGATCGAACACGTGGAATCCATTCCCATGCGCGCCCTGTGGGCCGGTATGCAGGCCGTTCCGTGGGAGGGACCGCCGCCCATTCACGGACGGGGCCTCATGTCCGTCATGTTCGAGGCGACCATGAACCCGAATCTGGAGCCGACCCAGTCCTCGCAGTTTGCCCAGAAGAACTATTTCCTCATTTCGCGCAACTATTGCAGCCTCCAGTCGCGGTTCGGCTTCCACTTCTGCGGGGCCGAAGCCCTTGTGGACGAGCGGGACAGCGAAAACTACGCGAGCTTCCAGTTCAAGGGCGGAGCCGCGAATCAGGAGCGCCGCATCCTGCGGGCCCGCTTCGTGGCCGACCTGCTGGAGGAATTCGACTTCCGGACCCGGGTACGGGGCGACAACCTCGCCGCCCGCATCGAGGGATTCGAACAGCCGATCATGGAACACCGGCTCAAGGTGCTGGGCTACCTGATCACCCACACCCGGCAACTGGACATGATCATGACCGATACCGCTGCCGTGGCACGGCGCAGGAAGAAGTTTCTCAAGGACATCGCCGCGTTCGACACGCCGGACCTTCCGGACGCCCGGGGCTGA